A genomic region of Melanotaenia boesemani isolate fMelBoe1 chromosome 21, fMelBoe1.pri, whole genome shotgun sequence contains the following coding sequences:
- the LOC121632320 gene encoding cytochrome c oxidase assembly factor 3 homolog, mitochondrial codes for MADKKPPKSDSPFATRIDPTKESLSREQMHFIRQVELEQWKKKTSKLRTRNLVTGLAIGALVLGIYGYTFYSVSQERIMDEIDEEAKRARQQGPKTGAN; via the exons ATGGCTGACAAGAAACCTCCAAAGTCTGATTCTCCCTTTGCAACTAGGATAGATCCAACCAAAGAAAGTCTTTCTCGCGAACAGATGCATTTTATCAGACAGGTAGAGCTGGAACAGTGgaagaagaaaacatctaagCTGCGGACACGGAATCTTGTGACTGGTCTGGCTATTGGAGCGCTCGTGCTGGGAATCT ATGGCTACACATTTTATTCAGTCTCCCAGGAACGGATCATGGATGAAATCGATGAGGAGGCCAAGCGAGCGAGACAGCAGGGACCAAAGACTGGTGCCAACTGA
- the cntd1 gene encoding cyclin N-terminal domain-containing protein 1 encodes MAKRLFCPPRQRNVGCIKFGQASFELIDEFLIHSNKRNKDNLNNLPKCSGSFKQKRLVEYIFLITEELRLDPLVGYHAIELVQRFMVSHLDDLLASSVPQGATAPESTNFEEAAFDMLKDKFPLIIFSCVQLASKLFLHHHIINSSTAVQFLRSVGHTVSKQTILESELMVFKGLEFKLNVLNPLTYVEILLEVLGHNEPSIPVEHLYHLCHPVLQFITLQRTAIYDTLLKVATQCVCPSQKQREKFVTVTEDCMLLGVGVITVATFIHYVKKWEQVVGELSHITGISRKSISDFAHVTLTHIVSTNFPAV; translated from the exons ATGGCGAAAAGATTATTTTGTCCCCCACGACAACGGAACGTTGGCTGCATAAAGTTTGGGCAAGCCTCTTTTGAGCTTATTGATGAATTTCTTATCCACTCTAACAAGAGAAACAAAGACAACCTCAATAATTTACCAAAATGCAGCGGAAGCTTCAAGCAAAAAAGACTCGTTG AATACATCTTCCTCATTACTGAAGAACTGAGGCTTGATCCTCTGGTTGGATACCATGCCATTGAATTGGTGCAAAG GTTCATGGTCAGCCACCTTGATGATTTGCTCGCCTCATCTGTACCTCAAGGTGCAACAGCTCCTGAGTCAACAAATTTTGAGGAAGCTGCATTTGACATGCTCAAAGATAAATTCCCTCTCATCATCTTCTCCTGTGTGCAGCTTGCAAGCAAACTGTTCTTGCATCATCAT atAATCAACAGCAGCACTGCTGTACAATTCCTGCGTTCAGTCGGGCACACCGTTTCCAAACAGACTATCTTGGAATCAGAGCTGATGGTCTTTAAAGGACTTGAATTCAAGCTAAATGTCCTCAACCCACTGACATATGTGGAAATACTTCTAGAGGTGCTTG GACACAATGAGCCTTCCATCCCTGTAGAGCACCTTTATCACCTGTGCCATCCTGTCCTCCAGTTCATCACCCTGCAGAGGACTGCCATCTATGACACCTTGTTAAAGGTTGCCACTCAGTGTGTCTGTCCATCCCAGAAACAGAG GGAGAAGTTTGTGACAGTGACCGAAGACTGCATGCTTCTCGGTGTTGGTGTCATCACTGTGGCTACATTCATCCACTATGTCAAAAAATGGGAACAG GTAGTCGGTGAACTGAGCCACATCACAGGAATCTCAAGGAAGAGCATCAGTGATTTTGCACACGTGACATTAACACACATTGTTAGCACCAACTTTCCTGCAGTTTAA
- the LOC121632318 gene encoding E3 ubiquitin-protein ligase MARCHF7-like: MEYIKAVANPMLKYFRKWTQCCWLCCCLENADTLRSQRSSSIQISSPEVVAMESFESSSCSSEESVSSEPRSPHNQSSMSFRQAIPSRTQIRNAELAVNSKMPCRAAHPLLFQDNLAHLRLNHNRGRPEHVRHRQINRPTHGGKKQVNPRNRCMMQHLPHRTNMEEINASELHSTAENLDNFGRASTLCSSLPSHEEDEGGDSNMSQLDMSRHLVASLRSSFSQSHLTRVEMEEDTLQRRTSATDTLQSSTEAQRPSAPDNTDSLVRLYGSCQGAAKYTPSRFPKDSRRDKERSSDTLPVEEIKCRYCHCSETSPDNPLLSPCKCSGSMQFVHFDCLKQWLRVKIQSGSFLHNAQTCEVCKSNLLLDPDTFDWIDFYQEQLRNQNDIESGGDPEAREMVTRLQELEVAILSTSRRRITRVYPQRMAFGNRRPWPQPRPRPTDG, from the exons ATGGAGTATATCAAGGCAGTGGCAAACCCAATGCTAAAGTATTTCAGGAAGTGGACACAATGTTGCTGG CTATGTTGTTGCTTAGAGAACGCAGACACTTTGAGAAGTCAACGAAGTTCCAGCATACAGATTTCATCCCCCGAAGTAGTTGCAATGGAATCTTTTGAG TCGTCCTCTTGCAGTTCTGAGGAAAGTGTGTCATCTGAGCCGAGAAGCCCACACAACCAAAGCTCAATGTCTTTCCGTCAGGCTATCCCCAGCAGAACCCAGATTCGGAATGCCGAGCTGGCAGTGAATTCAAAGATGCCTTGCAGAGCAGCGCACCCCCTGCTTTTCCAAGACAACTTAGCACACCTGAGACTGAATCACAACCGGGGCAGACCTGAGCATGTGCGACACAGACAAATTAACAGACCCACCCACGGTGGGAAAAAGCAAGTTAACCCGAGGAACAGGTGTATGATGCAACACCTTCCTCACAGAAcaaacatggaggagatcaATGCCTCTGAACTTCACTCCACTGCTGAGAATCTGGACAATTTTGGTAGGGCTTCAACCCTTTGTTCCAGTCTTCCATCTCATGAAGAGGATGAGGGTGGTGACTCAAACATGTCCCAGCTGGACATGTCTAGGCATTTGGTTGCCTCTCTAAG GTCTAGCTTCTCTCAGAGTCACCTAACTCGTGTTGAAATGGAAGAAGACACTTTACAAAGAAGAACAAGTGCAACTGACACACTGCAGTCCTCCACTGAGGCACAGCGTCCATCGGCCCCTGACAACACAGACAGTTTGGTGAGGTTATATGGTTCATGTCAAGGAGCAGCGAAATACACACCCTCCCGGTTTCCAAAAGACTCCAGAAGAGACAAAGAAAG GTCATCAGACACGTTGCCAGTTGAGGAAATCAAGTGTCGGTACTGCCACTGTAGTGAAACGTCACCAGACAACCCACTGCTGTCACCCTGCAAGTGTTCAGGAAGTATGCAATTTGTTCACTTTGACTGCCTGAAACAATGGCTCCGTGTCAAAATCCAGTCAG GGTCATTTCTCCATAATGCCCAAACATGTGAGGTTTGCAAAAGTAACCTGCTGCTGGACCCGGATACATTTGACTGGATTGACTTCTACCAAGAGCAACTGCGAAATCAG aATGACATAGAGTCGGGTGGAGACCCTGAGGCAAGAGAAATGGTAACAAGGTTACAAGAACTTGAGGTTGCCATATTATCTACATCGA GGAGACGGATCACCAGGGTTTATCCACAACGCATGGCATTTGGAAATAGAAGGCCATGGCCACAGCCACGGCCACGGCCAACTGATGGTTAA